The genomic segment GGGTCTGTAATCTGAAACAGCAGCAGTTTTTATTATAATATCTGCTTTTTCCATGTTTTCATATACTGCATCAGCCATTTGATCTGCAGTCTGTACCTTAACCATATTTATATTCAGGGGATCAGGCAGGCTTACGGGGCCTGCAATCAGGGTTACTTCAGCTCCCCGGTATTCAGCAGCACGAGCAATGGCATAGCCCATTTTTCCTGATGAAGGATTGCTTATAAACCTTACAGGATCAATGGGTTCCCTGGTGGGGCCTGCTGTAACCAGGATTTTTTTGTCTGTGAGATCCTTTGGGGTCAGACATGCCATAACCCTGTCGAGTATCTGTACTGGTTCAGGAAGCCGTCCAGGACCCACGGTTCCGCAGGCAAGTTCGCCTGCCCCTGGTTCTAAAACCATGTGCCCGTCTTTTTTCAGGGTTTCAAGGTTGCGCTGAACAGGGGGGCTTAAATACATGTCTGTATTCATGGAAGGACATATTATTACAGGGCTTGTTACAGCCAGCAGCAGGGTGCTGAGTGCGTCATCAGCAATTCCATTGGCATATTTTGCAATCATATTGGCTGTTGCAGGTGCAATAATAACTGCCCGGGCTTCCTGTGCCCATTCAATATGCCTGATAGATGCGTCAGGATTGCGTTTGTCAAACAGGTTTGTACATACTGGTCTGCCTGATAATGCTTCAAATGTCATTGGCCCGACAAATTCACATGCATGGGAGGTCATGATTACCCTGGGATCTGCCCCTTGTTTTGCAAGAAGCCTGAGCAGTTCAACACTTTTATATGCAGCTATTCCGCCGCATACACCCAGAATAATATTTTTATTATATAAAAGGGATTTCATTTTTTCATCCTTAACAATCATGAACCGCTTGCAGAAGGTACAACACCAATTTCAACATGGGTATAAAAATCCCCTTCTGCTATGTTAATTACACACCACCGGCTCTCTTTTTGAAAAAGCAGGATTGAACGGGATGATACAAAGGAACCTATGGTTTCCCAGTTGTCCCGGGCCATGTTTTCCTTAAAAAATGCAATTAATGAACCTCTTTCAACCCTTCCCCTGAAGGATAGAATACCAGCAGAAAATCCTTGTGACTGGATGATATAGGATGATTTTTTATCTTCTTTTAATTCACCTGGAATCAATACATCACTAAAGCTGTAATACAGGGGAGTAGATCCAGGTCCTATTCCCTGAGAATCCTGCCCTGTTCTCAAGCCTGAACAGCCTGAACCTATAAGAGGCAGTACTGCCATTACTGAAAAACACACCCAGATTACGCATTTTTTAAATTTTGTCATCATTTCACCTTTTCCTGATTTAATAAGTTTTCAAAAAGATTTATAATGTAAAGACTAAAAATATACAAGCTTAATAGTTTATTTAAGTTTATGATGATAGTTAAAAAATGCTTTGTTGTCAATGGTCTGGATATGTTGAAATAAAAAACTGTATTAAGGGATTTTATGATAATAACTTTTTATAACACTTTAAAATTTAGAAAAATATGGTGTATTAATGACTGAACTTCATATTCTTGCAGATCAATACATGAATTATCTTGTTGTGGAAAAAGGGCTGGCTGAAAATACCATTGAATCATATGCAGGCGATCTTGACAGGTATTTTGCTTTTCTGAAAAAAGAAAATATTGATAATATATCAGATGCAGACATGCCTTTAATATTAAATCATCTGTCTGATCTGAAAAAAAATAAAGTAAGCCCTGGATCAAGAGCCAGGCATCTTGTAAGTATCAGGGGATTTTATAAATTTATGGTTCAAGAGGGTGTTCTTGCAAAAGATCCTTCAAAGCTTATAGACCTTCCTAAAACCAGGTTAAAGCTGCCTGATATTTTATCAGCAGATGAGGTGATCCTGCTGCTCAATCAGCCTGATATGGATAAACCTGCAGGTTTAAGAAATGCTGCCATGCTGGAGATTTTATATGCAGCAGGACTGAGGGTTTCTGAACTTGTTCATCTTTGCATGAACAATATAAATACAGAAGCATGTTTTATAAAGGTACTGGGAAAAGGTTCAGATGAAAGACTTATTCCTTTTGGTCTTTATGCAAAAGAGAAACTTCTTGATTATATCAATAATGCAAGACCAAAGCTTTTAAAAGAAAAGAACAGTCCTTTTGTCTTTATTGCCAGGGCAGGAAAGCCAATGACCAGGCAGGGTTTTTGGAAAATATTAAAAAAATATGCACTTGCAGCAGGCATAAAAAAAAGTATCACTCCTCACAGCCTGCGCCATGCTTTTGCAAGTCATCTTCTTGAAGGAGGGGCAGATTTAAGAGCAATTCAAATTATGCTGGGACATGCAGATATTTCCACCACCCAGATTTACACCCATTTGGCAAAAAAACATTTAAAAGATATTCATGAAAAATATCATCCCAGAGCATAGTGTCAGTCCATTTGTTATTGACAGGAAATTATCAGGTTTATTTTTTTGTTTTAAACATGCCCATTATTATACTTAATTCATCTGCACTGCCTGCGTTCTGCTGGGTTACTTTTTCAATCTCATTAAAAGATTTTCTTATTTGTTCTATGCTGTATGCCTGTTCTTTTGATGAAGAAGCAATGCTCATTAAAAGGCTTCCTGTTTCAGATGCTGTTTTTGAAACTTCAGAAAATTCATGGGCAGTTTTTTGTGCCAGCTCATTGCCTTCTTTAATTCTTTTGACCATATCTTCTATCAATGCAGTTGTATTTCCTGCTGCTTTTGCAGACTGCATTGCAAGATTTCTGACCTCGCCGGCAACAACGGCAAACCCGCTGCCAGCCTCGCCTGCCCTTGCCGCCTCTATTGCAGCATTTAATGCAAGAAGGTTTGTCTGAAATGCTATTTCATCAATGGTTTTAATAATTTTTCCAGTTTCATCTCCTGATCTGGATATATCGTGCATGGAATCCGATAATCTCATCATTGAAGTATTTGCCCTTGATACAACTTCATTTGCACCTTTCATAAGCTTGTCAGCCTGATTTGCATCCTCGGCGTTCTTCATTGTCATTGAAGCTATTTCTTCCATAGCACTTGACGATTCTTCAATTGACGCAGACTGGTCAGCAACACCTGCTGCAAGAAGATGAGATATTTCAGAGGCTTTTCCAATACTTTTCTTCATAATCCGCACAGTGCTGTTCATAGCTATCAATAAATGCCCAAACTCATCTTTGCTGGGAACATCAAAATGGGTAATCAATACACCTTGTGATAATGCTTTAAGCCTGCTGACCCCTGAGTGCATTGAGGATGTAATCTGTGCAGTCAGCAGGATAATATCAAATGCTGCAACCAGACATATTAACACACCAAGGGGAATTCCTTTTTTCAGCAAAAGTGAGAGTGCATGAATCAATGATGTTGAAGTATGGAGGCAGCTGTATGCAACAATTATTATTATCATTATGCTGCATACAAATGAGAGATATGCGGAAAAAAAGATTTTGCCTTTTAACTGAAAGGCAATATATTTTTCTGAAATTGGAACACATGATGTAAACATTTCCCATTTTTTTAACAATACAATAAAAAAAGGGATTGAAAATATTGCAATTACAGGGATACCCAGCAATTCCCCAAGGGTATATTGTGTTGATATTATAGAGCCTTTTGAATGAATGCCAATATTAGGCATTATTATACAGTAAATTAAAATCATAAAAAGAAATATCTTGGGAAGATAAGCTGCTGCAGCCTGAGCTTTTTGATTATGCGGTTCGGATTTTTTATTTTCAAATTTCTTAATAATATCAAAGCAATAATTAAGAGTAATATAACTGGCAGCAATATGAATTATAAAATAAACAATCCGTAAAGGATTGAAGATAACCTGAATTATTTCATCAGCCCCCCATAGATCCAGGAACCAGTTATTTGCAAGCCAGCAGGCAGGAGGCAGTATCAAACTCCCTGACCACAGCAGAATAATGTCCCTTTTTAAGGTTTTATTATATTTTTTCATAATAGTTTCCTTATATATAACTAATACAGGGTTAAACAACTATAAATCTTTATCAAGCTCAAGCATCCCCTGGAAAAAGGGTTTGTCAAACATGGTTTTAATATAAAATCCAAACTCTGCGCCATTGCCTTTAATCTCTGCTGTTGAGAGCAGGTAATCAAGCTTGTTAAGTACCTTGCTGGTGTTAATAGATTTTCCTTTGTTCATCATTGCTGTTATTGCTGAAAAATTGTTTAAAGCTTTATCAAGTTCTCCAAAATTTAGATATAAAAGGCTTGAATTTGATGCAAGCCGGTCTGCGAGGTTTTTATCTTCTATATTTACAATAAAACCTTTAGACATATCTCCGGCCAAAGCCTTTTCCATCAAGGGTTTGCTTGCAGTTAATACCAGGTTGTTATCCCTGGTGGTTATAAATATCTGAACCATGCCGAATACAGACACAATCCAGGCTTTATTATCGCCTATATTTGCAGTTCTAACCATGGACTTAATCCTGGGAGGAGCGTTTAATATGAATTTTTCAGCAGTTTCATGAAAAAGTTTTTCATTCTTGATTGTCAAGGTCAGCAGCAGGTTGTAGTTCATCATGTTTATACTCATGCCGTCATAAATACCAAGATTAATATTGCCTGCAAAATTATCAATAACATGCTTTTCAAAATCAATATCATAAACAGCTTTGCTGTGTTCCAGGAAAATCTTGTAATCCCTGCTGTCTGCTGCTGGCATAAAATCAAGCACCATATTGTAATAACTGGGAGTATGGACAGCCCAGGAAGCAAGTAAAAGCGGATTATCACTAATGCCGAGGAGAATATCTTTGTCAAACCTTAAATCTTTTATCAAGCCTGATGCATAAGAATCTGATGCAAACTCAATCATTCCCTTAAAATTAAAATCTTTGCCTGAAAAATCAGCAGAACCGCCGCCGGATTGAATATTTTTAAGATAATCCATGCTTTTGCTAATATCAGAAGAGCCGGGTTTAAGGGATCTTTTAAGATTTTCACCAATAGCTTCCAGATTGTTTTCAATAATATTCTTGAAATCAGCATAAATAAACATATCTTTTGAAAGAACAAGTTTTGAAACCACTGTCTTAAATTCATCTTTATCTGAAAGCCTTTTTTCTGTTAAAGCCAGGGCTTCCGCGTAATTCAGGGCATCTGTCCCCGGATTTATGCCTATAAAAAGATAATTGCCTTTTTCAATTAAATAAAGCTTTTTTGACCTGTCTGGTTTTGAATATACAGTAAAACCTTTTTGTGAAAAAACTTCAATATCTGAAAACTCCTCTTTTACCAGGTTAAACAAAGCTTTCTTAACCTTTTGCACATCATTGACAGGCAGATATAAAAAAAGATTAACCTGTTCATCATTTTTATCAAGTTTTAGACCATTAAAACAAAATCCTGCATCTCCCCTGGTGTCAATACCTGTATTTTCAAGATCTTCAATAACAAGGGGATTAAATCCCAGTGTCGTTTTTATATTATCCAGGTTTTTAACAGGATTTCCAAAAACAGAGGTTTCAGTTATTGAGAATTGCTTATAAATGTTTTCAACAGACCCTGTATTTAGAACAAAATCAGTTTGTCCAGGTATAAAATCTATTATATTGGGAATGGCTTCAGGTTGAGTTTCATGAAATTTAGTATTTTTTGTAATCTGTAAAATATTTTCCACAGAAGTATCAGGTTTAGTATAATATTTAATACCAAAGCCAATAACAGCCAAAGCTGATAAAACAACACACCAGATAATAATAATGTTTTTCATTTTAAATCCTTTGTTAATTAAGGGAAATAATCTTTTTTTCAGTATTTTTTCTTTTATATAATTTAACATGGCAAAATAAAAGTAAAAATGTTGACATGTATATATTCTGATTTTAATGTGTATATCTATTTATTAACTTTATAGCAAAATGAAAAGAATATATCATGCCTGAAAAAATCTTATATCTAATTGACGGAAGCGCCTATATTTACCGGGCATACCATGCCATAAGGGGCGGGCTTTCCAATTCAAAAGGAATCCCCACAAATGCTGCTTTTGGCTATACAAAGATGCTTATAAAGCTTATGGAGGAAAAAAAGCCGGAATATATGGCAGTATTGTTTGACATGAAAGGCCCCACATTCAGGCATGAGATTTATGAAGCATACAAGGCAAACCGGCCTCCCATGCCTGATGATCTTGCTGTCCAGATTCCCTATATTAAAGATATTACCAGGGGGTTTAACCTTCCTCTCCTGGAAATCCAGGGATATGAAGCTGATGATCTCATAGGAACCCTTGCAAAACAGGGTGAGAAAGCCGGATTTTCAGTTGTCATGGTAACAGGGGACAAGGATTTTCTCCAGCTTGTAACAGAAAATATCACCATCTGGGATCCCATGAAGGATACGGTGAACAATGTCAGCACCATACGCGAAAACTTCGGTGTTGAGCCTGAACAGATGATTGATGTTATGGGCTTTTCAGGGGATACATCAGATAATATCCCAGGAATCCCGGGAATAGGCCCCAAGACTGCACTTAATCTTATAAAAACCTTTGGGACCATGGATAAGGTTTATGAGCAGATTGATAATATAAAAAATAAGAAACAAAGGGAAAAGCTGCTTGACCATAAAGATCAGGCGTTTTTAAGCCGCAGACTTGTTGCCATAAAAACAGATGCTCCTGCCAGTTTTGAACCAGAAAGATTTAAATTTAAAGAACCTGATTCAAAGATTTTATCCCCGATTTTTAAGGAACTTGAATTCCGCCAGCTTCAAAAGGATTACCAGGCTGATTCAGACCGTAGCAATAAGGATTACCAGGGAATTTATGATTTAAAAACCCTTGCAGCACTTGTTAAAAACCTTGAAGCTGCCGGGATTTTTGCACTGGATACAGAAACTACTTCACCTGACCCAATGAAAGCAGGACTTGTCGGGCTTTCCTTTTCCCTGGAGCCTGATAAAGCCTTTTACATCCCTTGCGGCCATGATTATATCGGCGCTCCAAAACAGCTTAAAACTGATGAAATTCTCACGGCTTTAAAACCCCTGCTTGAAAACCCTGGAATAAAAAAAGTGGGGCAGAATATAAAATATGACTGGATTGTTCTTCAAAGAAACGGGGTAATGCTTGACGGGGTAATCTTTGACACAATGGTTGCATCCTATCTTATTGACCCAACAAAACGCGCTCACAGCCTGGACAGGATTGCAGCAGATTTCCTTGATTACAAGACCATATCCTTTGAAGATGTGGCAGGAAAGGGAAAAAGCATGATTGGGTTTAACCAGGTTCTTGTTGAAAAGGCTGTTCCCTATGCGTGTGAAGATGCTGACATAACCTTTATGGTTTACAGGATTTTAAAGGAAAAACTGGAGCAGACGGGCCTTACAGAACTT from the Desulfonema limicola genome contains:
- the coaBC gene encoding bifunctional phosphopantothenoylcysteine decarboxylase/phosphopantothenate--cysteine ligase CoaBC, with protein sequence MKSLLYNKNIILGVCGGIAAYKSVELLRLLAKQGADPRVIMTSHACEFVGPMTFEALSGRPVCTNLFDKRNPDASIRHIEWAQEARAVIIAPATANMIAKYANGIADDALSTLLLAVTSPVIICPSMNTDMYLSPPVQRNLETLKKDGHMVLEPGAGELACGTVGPGRLPEPVQILDRVMACLTPKDLTDKKILVTAGPTREPIDPVRFISNPSSGKMGYAIARAAEYRGAEVTLIAGPVSLPDPLNINMVKVQTADQMADAVYENMEKADIIIKTAAVSDYRPRQAAPHKIKKGDENIIMELVKNQDILKTIGQRKTNQFLVGFAAETQDLRENALKKLEAKNLDIIAGNLVCRPGSGFGTDTNRISLFYRDGTLEVLEQMEKDTAAHIILDRVVERII
- the xerD gene encoding site-specific tyrosine recombinase XerD — protein: MTELHILADQYMNYLVVEKGLAENTIESYAGDLDRYFAFLKKENIDNISDADMPLILNHLSDLKKNKVSPGSRARHLVSIRGFYKFMVQEGVLAKDPSKLIDLPKTRLKLPDILSADEVILLLNQPDMDKPAGLRNAAMLEILYAAGLRVSELVHLCMNNINTEACFIKVLGKGSDERLIPFGLYAKEKLLDYINNARPKLLKEKNSPFVFIARAGKPMTRQGFWKILKKYALAAGIKKSITPHSLRHAFASHLLEGGADLRAIQIMLGHADISTTQIYTHLAKKHLKDIHEKYHPRA
- a CDS encoding methyl-accepting chemotaxis protein; the encoded protein is MKKYNKTLKRDIILLWSGSLILPPACWLANNWFLDLWGADEIIQVIFNPLRIVYFIIHIAASYITLNYCFDIIKKFENKKSEPHNQKAQAAAAYLPKIFLFMILIYCIIMPNIGIHSKGSIISTQYTLGELLGIPVIAIFSIPFFIVLLKKWEMFTSCVPISEKYIAFQLKGKIFFSAYLSFVCSIMIIIIVAYSCLHTSTSLIHALSLLLKKGIPLGVLICLVAAFDIILLTAQITSSMHSGVSRLKALSQGVLITHFDVPSKDEFGHLLIAMNSTVRIMKKSIGKASEISHLLAAGVADQSASIEESSSAMEEIASMTMKNAEDANQADKLMKGANEVVSRANTSMMRLSDSMHDISRSGDETGKIIKTIDEIAFQTNLLALNAAIEAARAGEAGSGFAVVAGEVRNLAMQSAKAAGNTTALIEDMVKRIKEGNELAQKTAHEFSEVSKTASETGSLLMSIASSSKEQAYSIEQIRKSFNEIEKVTQQNAGSADELSIIMGMFKTKK
- the polA gene encoding DNA polymerase I, which encodes MPEKILYLIDGSAYIYRAYHAIRGGLSNSKGIPTNAAFGYTKMLIKLMEEKKPEYMAVLFDMKGPTFRHEIYEAYKANRPPMPDDLAVQIPYIKDITRGFNLPLLEIQGYEADDLIGTLAKQGEKAGFSVVMVTGDKDFLQLVTENITIWDPMKDTVNNVSTIRENFGVEPEQMIDVMGFSGDTSDNIPGIPGIGPKTALNLIKTFGTMDKVYEQIDNIKNKKQREKLLDHKDQAFLSRRLVAIKTDAPASFEPERFKFKEPDSKILSPIFKELEFRQLQKDYQADSDRSNKDYQGIYDLKTLAALVKNLEAAGIFALDTETTSPDPMKAGLVGLSFSLEPDKAFYIPCGHDYIGAPKQLKTDEILTALKPLLENPGIKKVGQNIKYDWIVLQRNGVMLDGVIFDTMVASYLIDPTKRAHSLDRIAADFLDYKTISFEDVAGKGKSMIGFNQVLVEKAVPYACEDADITFMVYRILKEKLEQTGLTELMEKVELPLIPVLKDMEMTGICVDEQRLRSLSKSFEHQLEQVEKEIYSIAGQEFNIKSSQQLGFILFEKLNLPVQKKTKKKTGYSTDVDVLTTLAQTHELPALILRHRTLAKLKSTYTDALLDIIHPETGRVHTSYNQTVTATGRLSSSDPNLQNIPIRTEEGLEIRKAFIPRKGWTLVSADYSQIELRLLAHYSNDEILIKAFIDGEDIHTRTAAEVFQVFPQMITSELRRQAKAINFGIIYGMGAFKLANELGISRKMAQTYINNYFNRYKGVKLFIDKTIENAEKTLKTSTLLGRIRLLPEINSTNKNIKSAAERTAVNTHIQGTAADLIKLAMIYVDKEIKKRNLKSAMLLSVHDELVFEVPDNEIETIKTLVKDIMENIWDDLRVPLLVNVDTGKNWAEAH